One segment of Gordonia terrae DNA contains the following:
- a CDS encoding DUF7144 family membrane protein — protein MSASPDQQANSSAKQGFAFGIAIVAAALLFVAGLVSIFQGISAIANDELFVAGPQYIWQFDLTTWGWIHLILGIVGVLVAGGLAVGADWARISAIIIASLSIIAQFLWLPYYPAWAILIIVLDLIVIWAVSTWNPTNEYNL, from the coding sequence ATGAGCGCTTCCCCGGATCAGCAGGCCAACTCGTCTGCCAAGCAGGGTTTCGCATTCGGGATCGCGATCGTAGCCGCCGCGCTGCTCTTCGTAGCCGGCTTGGTCTCGATCTTCCAGGGCATCTCAGCCATCGCCAACGATGAACTGTTCGTCGCCGGACCCCAGTACATCTGGCAGTTCGACCTCACCACCTGGGGCTGGATCCACCTGATCCTCGGCATCGTCGGGGTCCTGGTCGCCGGTGGCCTCGCCGTGGGCGCCGACTGGGCGCGCATCTCCGCGATCATCATCGCGTCGCTGTCGATCATCGCGCAGTTCCTGTGGCTGCCCTACTACCCCGCGTGGGCCATCCTGATCATCGTCCTGGATCTGATCGTGATCTGGGCCGTCTCCACCTGGAATCCCACCAACGAATACAACCTGTGA
- a CDS encoding haloacid dehalogenase type II: MSADLHPRVKVLAFDTFGTVTDWFTGISDSVRETVPGVDAASFAKDWRRRYSPILARVESGELPWRRLDDLQTETLQEVAALHDVSLDGAQARSLVRAWRTIPGWPDAADGLRRLKRDHIICALSNGTVALLTDMARHNGFPWDVVGGSDLWRHYKPARETYCGLADLLEVEPAEVMMVATHQSDLDAARSFGLRTAFIERPDEWGGDEKDDSGSPDNDYHATDLLDLARQLSRAESVAPG, translated from the coding sequence GTGAGCGCTGACCTTCATCCCCGTGTGAAGGTCCTCGCTTTCGACACCTTCGGGACGGTCACCGACTGGTTCACCGGCATCTCCGACTCCGTCCGCGAGACCGTCCCGGGTGTCGACGCCGCGTCGTTCGCCAAGGACTGGCGGCGCCGGTATTCGCCGATCCTGGCTCGCGTCGAATCCGGCGAGCTGCCGTGGCGCCGCCTCGACGATCTGCAGACCGAGACCCTGCAGGAGGTCGCCGCGCTGCACGACGTGTCGCTCGACGGCGCGCAGGCCCGCTCTCTTGTCCGTGCCTGGCGGACGATCCCCGGCTGGCCGGACGCCGCCGACGGCCTCCGGCGCCTCAAACGCGATCACATCATCTGCGCGCTGAGCAACGGGACCGTCGCCCTGCTCACCGACATGGCCCGGCACAACGGATTCCCCTGGGACGTCGTCGGTGGTTCCGACCTCTGGCGGCACTACAAGCCGGCGCGCGAGACCTATTGCGGGCTGGCCGATCTCCTCGAGGTCGAACCAGCCGAGGTGATGATGGTGGCAACCCACCAGAGCGATCTCGACGCCGCCCGGTCCTTCGGACTGCGGACGGCGTTCATCGAGCGGCCCGACGAGTGGGGCGGGGACGAGAAAGACGACTCCGGTTCGCCGGACAACGACTACCACGCCACGGATCTGCTCGACCTCGCGCGTCAGCTGAGCCGCGCCGAGAGCGTCGCGCCCGGATGA
- a CDS encoding helix-turn-helix transcriptional regulator, with protein sequence MTAILNGRDVQSIRVVPESNSGAPRSDMRTSERYLRAAVTDLIERNFRDPDFSVEIVARHLHVSRRHLYRVLAGGTTSLAEMIADRRLEWAQGLLMGPGNLKLEAIAHASGFASTATMRNRFRSKFGCTPDEFRRTAPIPGPDAEAS encoded by the coding sequence GTGACCGCAATCCTCAATGGTCGGGACGTGCAGTCGATACGCGTAGTGCCGGAATCGAATTCGGGTGCTCCGCGGTCGGATATGCGGACGAGTGAGCGGTACTTGCGCGCCGCGGTCACCGACCTCATCGAGCGCAACTTCCGTGATCCCGACTTCAGCGTCGAGATCGTCGCCCGGCACCTGCACGTGAGTCGCCGGCACCTCTACCGGGTCCTCGCCGGCGGCACCACCTCGCTCGCGGAGATGATCGCCGACCGCCGCCTGGAATGGGCCCAGGGATTGCTCATGGGTCCGGGCAATCTGAAACTCGAGGCCATCGCGCACGCGTCCGGCTTCGCCTCGACGGCGACGATGCGCAACCGCTTCCGGTCGAAGTTCGGGTGCACGCCCGACGAGTTCCGCCGCACCGCGCCGATACCCGGGCCGGACGCCGAGGCAAGCTGA
- a CDS encoding metallophosphoesterase, translating into MQHSELDIARLGIPRLGPSGSGVPVRALAGAAGLAAAGLFYSTVIERNAFALRHTTLSVLEPGASPLRVLHISDLHMMPGQRLKQAWIAELEALEPDLVVNTGDNLAHPQAVPSVIQALGGLLSRPGLFVFGSNDYFGPKPKNPLKYFKKDHQRTQGEPLPWQDLRAAFTERGWLDATHTVRELEVSGVRVVAAGVDDPHIERDRYETIAGRPNPLAHLRLGLTHSPEPRVLDRFAADGYDLVMAGHTHGGQLCLPYFGALVTNCQLDRSRVKGPSSWGSSMKLHVSAGLGTSPYAPARFCCRPEASLLTLTPVSHGDADYDADQSLPQLARETM; encoded by the coding sequence ATGCAGCACTCCGAACTCGACATCGCACGCCTCGGCATCCCCCGCCTCGGTCCGTCCGGTTCCGGGGTACCCGTCCGCGCTCTGGCCGGCGCCGCGGGACTCGCCGCGGCCGGGCTGTTCTACTCGACGGTGATCGAGCGCAACGCATTCGCGCTGCGACACACGACGCTGTCGGTCCTCGAACCCGGCGCCTCCCCGCTGCGGGTCCTGCACATCAGCGATCTGCACATGATGCCCGGCCAGCGGCTGAAGCAGGCGTGGATCGCCGAGCTCGAGGCGCTCGAACCGGACCTCGTCGTCAACACCGGAGACAATCTCGCGCACCCGCAGGCGGTCCCGTCGGTGATCCAGGCGCTCGGCGGCCTGCTGTCGCGGCCCGGCCTGTTCGTGTTCGGGTCCAACGACTACTTCGGCCCCAAGCCCAAGAACCCACTCAAGTACTTCAAGAAAGACCACCAGCGCACGCAGGGCGAGCCGCTGCCGTGGCAGGACCTGCGGGCCGCGTTCACCGAACGTGGATGGCTCGACGCGACGCACACCGTCCGCGAACTCGAGGTCAGCGGCGTACGGGTCGTCGCGGCCGGCGTCGACGATCCACACATCGAGCGGGACCGCTACGAGACGATCGCCGGACGCCCCAACCCACTGGCCCATCTGCGGCTCGGTCTGACCCACTCGCCCGAGCCGCGGGTCCTCGACCGGTTCGCCGCCGACGGTTATGACCTGGTCATGGCCGGTCACACGCACGGTGGGCAGCTCTGTCTGCCGTACTTCGGCGCGCTGGTGACGAACTGCCAGCTCGATCGGTCCCGGGTGAAGGGCCCGTCGAGCTGGGGCTCCTCGATGAAACTGCACGTGAGCGCCGGCCTGGGTACCTCGCCGTACGCTCCGGCACGCTTCTGCTGCCGTCCGGAGGCCAGCCTTCTCACCCTCACGCCCGTGTCCCACGGCGACGCCGACTACGACGCCGACCAGTCGCTGCCGCAGCTGGCCCGGGAGACCATGTGA
- a CDS encoding lipocalin family protein — MRITRSLAALVAGVVLSVGFAAGAGPAQAAPLAPVAKVEVDRYLGKWWQLATVPSFFGVTCARDTSATYTYIDATTIGVDNQCTGPTGMRGGVVGRATVVDPQTNAQLSVRFPQTPGSINPGGAPNYIVAYLEDGPNPTGPYRYAIVGDPTRGSGFLLSRDKVVPNSELRRLTKEIEKVGYNPCTFLVSPTTGGRSDYSPLCTV; from the coding sequence ATGCGCATCACCCGGTCCCTTGCAGCCCTTGTCGCAGGCGTAGTCCTCAGCGTCGGCTTCGCAGCCGGAGCCGGCCCGGCGCAAGCGGCGCCGCTGGCCCCCGTGGCGAAGGTCGAGGTGGACCGTTACCTCGGTAAGTGGTGGCAGCTGGCGACAGTGCCGTCGTTCTTCGGCGTCACCTGCGCCCGGGACACCAGCGCGACCTACACCTACATCGACGCCACGACGATCGGCGTCGACAACCAGTGCACCGGCCCCACCGGCATGCGCGGAGGCGTCGTCGGGCGCGCGACCGTCGTCGACCCGCAGACCAATGCGCAACTGAGCGTTCGCTTCCCGCAGACCCCGGGCAGCATCAACCCCGGCGGCGCGCCCAACTACATCGTCGCCTATCTCGAGGACGGCCCGAACCCGACCGGCCCCTACCGGTATGCGATCGTCGGTGATCCCACCCGGGGATCGGGATTTCTGCTCTCCCGCGACAAGGTGGTCCCCAACTCGGAGCTGCGTCGATTGACCAAGGAGATCGAGAAGGTCGGGTACAACCCGTGCACCTTCCTGGTGTCTCCGACCACCGGCGGACGCAGCGACTACTCGCCCTTGTGCACGGTGTGA